A section of the Corynebacterium auris genome encodes:
- a CDS encoding ATP-binding protein, producing the protein MVAEKWNSATVAATLEDLRAFGASTTPIACKRVAGGLPESLGRTLCAFANTPSGGTIVLGVDEEANFEVTGVHDGNAAQEAVDALCRKAVEPAPHLLFHSVVVDGSTVLVVTVVPLIDALKPALYQGRAYNRQAGKDCAMSTDDLRMMELAKRTTAERQPADAVVVEGLGRGALDDALTDALLASARQGVRRLGGVEEDARVLEVLSVTASGGSVRRAGLYAVGFLPQSAFPALGATAHVTGGADHPARFVGPLPELVEESLEWVRSNTGPGAGEQPHAELELPLSAVREALSNAFIHRDLGVSLDAGRQVEIRLSDNELTITSPGGLKNLTTRQLEEADRAKAPVNQRLYGIARLLGTDDGAPLVGAAGGGIVDMLRAVHEAGLARPRFVDEGTAFRVVFPRAPRLSREDRDWVDGLPGPFTRVQEDILVMARRGEDISLQQLRTKFPWCADKALEESVSGLAEKGLLPKGATTGEAPFAAVFTADDAELEKLGKNVPQVIRLLKSGGQQSITEMHSATTLSENQVRYAVNSLLDAGLVGMDGGRGKRTTYFLL; encoded by the coding sequence ATGGTCGCGGAAAAGTGGAATAGCGCTACGGTCGCTGCAACGTTGGAGGATCTGCGTGCCTTCGGGGCGAGTACCACCCCGATTGCGTGCAAGCGGGTGGCGGGGGGACTGCCCGAATCGCTGGGGCGAACGCTGTGCGCGTTCGCGAATACGCCGAGCGGGGGCACGATCGTGCTCGGGGTCGATGAGGAAGCGAACTTCGAGGTCACCGGCGTTCACGACGGCAACGCGGCGCAGGAAGCTGTAGACGCCTTGTGCCGAAAGGCGGTGGAGCCTGCGCCGCACCTTCTTTTCCACTCGGTGGTGGTCGATGGCTCGACGGTGCTCGTCGTCACCGTGGTTCCCCTCATAGACGCGCTCAAGCCCGCGCTGTACCAGGGCAGGGCGTACAACCGGCAGGCGGGCAAAGATTGCGCCATGAGCACGGACGACCTGCGGATGATGGAGCTGGCAAAGCGCACCACCGCGGAGCGGCAGCCGGCAGACGCGGTCGTTGTAGAGGGCCTGGGACGCGGGGCGCTTGACGACGCACTGACCGACGCCCTCCTCGCCAGCGCCAGGCAGGGAGTCCGCCGGCTCGGTGGCGTCGAGGAGGACGCGCGGGTTCTCGAGGTGCTCAGCGTCACCGCAAGCGGCGGAAGCGTTCGCCGCGCCGGGCTCTACGCCGTGGGTTTCCTCCCGCAATCGGCATTTCCGGCGCTGGGGGCAACGGCGCACGTGACCGGCGGGGCGGATCACCCCGCCCGCTTCGTCGGCCCGCTGCCGGAACTGGTGGAAGAAAGCCTCGAGTGGGTGCGCAGCAACACCGGCCCGGGCGCCGGGGAGCAGCCGCACGCTGAGTTGGAGCTGCCGCTGTCCGCCGTCCGGGAGGCGCTGTCCAACGCCTTCATCCACCGAGACCTGGGCGTCTCCCTCGACGCCGGCAGGCAGGTGGAGATTCGCCTGAGCGACAACGAGCTCACCATCACGAGCCCCGGGGGCCTGAAGAACCTGACCACGCGCCAGCTGGAGGAGGCGGATCGGGCAAAAGCCCCCGTCAACCAGCGCTTGTACGGTATCGCGCGCCTGCTGGGCACAGACGACGGTGCGCCCCTGGTGGGGGCCGCGGGCGGGGGAATTGTCGACATGCTCCGGGCCGTGCACGAGGCCGGGCTGGCCAGGCCGCGCTTCGTTGACGAGGGGACGGCCTTCCGGGTTGTCTTCCCCCGCGCGCCCAGGCTGAGCCGCGAGGACCGCGACTGGGTGGATGGCCTGCCTGGTCCGTTCACACGCGTGCAGGAGGACATCCTCGTCATGGCGCGCCGCGGGGAGGACATCTCGCTGCAGCAGCTGCGCACGAAGTTTCCGTGGTGCGCGGACAAGGCATTGGAGGAAAGCGTGAGCGGCCTTGCCGAGAAGGGGCTTTTGCCCAAGGGCGCCACAACCGGCGAGGCCCCCTTCGCCGCCGTTTTCACCGCCGATGACGCCGAGCTGGAAAAACTGGGCAAAAACGTCCCGCAGGTCATTCGGCTGCTCAAGTCGGGCGGGCAGCAGAGCATCACGGAGATGCACTCGGCCACGACCCTGTCCGAAAACCAGGTGCGCTACGCCGTCAACTCGCTCCTCGACGCCGGGTTGGTGGGCATGGACGGCGGGCGTGGAAAGCGGACCACGTATTTCCTGCTCTGA
- a CDS encoding aminotransferase, with translation MSLLDLEPNELEQLAADVRARYEDLKARNLDLDLTRGKPSSVQLDFSNEILELPGRENYRDKTGADVRNYGNLVGIADIRDIWAEVLGVSADNLVAADASSLNIMFDLISWSYAFGNNDSQRPWSEEEAVKWICPVPGYDRHFSITERFGFEMVSVPVLEDGPDIAAIENLAQDPQVKGMWAVPIFGNPTGVNYSREITERLAAMETAAPDFRVVWDNAYAVHTLTDEFPDNPDVVALAAEKGNPNRFWYMSSTSKITHAGSGVSFFASSKENLDWYASIAGIRGIGPNKANQLAHAAYFRDAEGVRALMRKHADSLAPKFAAVIEVLENRLGGYNVASWTTPEGGYFISLDVLDGTATRVWELAKEAGITLTKAGAAFPHGKDPRDRHIRLAPSMPPLEEVTEAMDGVATCVLLAGVEKLGA, from the coding sequence ATGTCCCTGCTTGACCTTGAGCCCAATGAGCTGGAGCAGCTCGCCGCCGACGTCCGCGCCCGCTACGAGGACCTCAAGGCGAGGAACCTCGACCTCGACCTGACCCGCGGAAAGCCCTCGAGCGTACAGCTCGATTTCAGCAACGAGATCCTCGAGCTGCCGGGCCGGGAGAACTACCGCGATAAAACCGGCGCGGACGTGCGCAACTACGGCAACCTGGTCGGAATCGCCGACATCCGCGACATCTGGGCGGAGGTGCTCGGCGTGTCGGCCGACAACCTCGTCGCGGCGGATGCCTCCTCGCTGAACATCATGTTCGACCTGATTTCCTGGTCCTACGCCTTCGGCAACAACGACTCGCAGCGGCCCTGGAGCGAGGAGGAGGCGGTGAAGTGGATCTGCCCGGTGCCGGGCTACGACCGCCACTTCTCCATCACCGAAAGGTTCGGCTTCGAGATGGTCTCCGTGCCGGTGCTCGAGGACGGCCCGGACATCGCCGCCATCGAGAACCTCGCGCAGGACCCGCAGGTCAAGGGCATGTGGGCGGTGCCCATCTTTGGCAACCCCACGGGTGTGAACTACTCCCGCGAAATCACGGAGCGCCTCGCCGCGATGGAAACGGCAGCCCCCGACTTCCGCGTCGTGTGGGACAACGCCTACGCCGTGCACACGCTCACCGACGAGTTCCCGGACAACCCGGACGTCGTTGCGCTCGCGGCGGAGAAGGGCAACCCGAACCGCTTCTGGTACATGAGCTCCACCTCCAAGATCACGCACGCGGGCTCCGGCGTGTCATTCTTCGCCTCCTCGAAGGAGAACCTGGACTGGTACGCCTCCATCGCCGGGATCCGCGGGATCGGCCCGAACAAGGCCAACCAGCTCGCCCACGCCGCCTACTTCCGCGACGCGGAGGGCGTGCGCGCGCTCATGCGCAAGCACGCGGACTCGCTCGCGCCGAAGTTCGCGGCGGTCATCGAGGTGCTGGAAAACCGCCTAGGCGGGTACAACGTCGCCTCCTGGACCACCCCGGAGGGCGGCTACTTCATCTCGCTCGACGTTCTCGACGGCACCGCCACGCGCGTGTGGGAGCTGGCGAAGGAGGCGGGCATCACGCTGACCAAGGCGGGCGCGGCGTTCCCGCACGGCAAGGACCCGCGCGACCGCCACATCCGGCTTGCCCCCTCGATGCCGCCGCTCGAGGAGGTCACCGAGGCCATGGACGGCGTTGCCACCTGTGTGCTGCTGGCGGGCGTCGAGAAGCTTGGTGCCTAA
- a CDS encoding suppressor of fused domain protein, which yields MTGDEAVAWLASLGEGFSLSLIDATPTASATLAGRPAAMTVGFSGVDTGLTLDSDPSTAVRCELVCAAAQPPFVQARAVAAAARELVDKGLAAQPGVLLEGLIDDLAVAGEPTVRHGFLREPQLFERGTPTYTEPGQLTLLLELVALTEEERQIAAAQGAAVLERRLRRRGVRVGDWYREE from the coding sequence GTGACGGGCGACGAGGCCGTCGCATGGCTCGCCTCGCTCGGCGAGGGCTTCAGCCTTTCGCTTATCGACGCCACCCCCACCGCCTCGGCCACCCTCGCGGGCCGGCCGGCGGCGATGACGGTGGGCTTCAGCGGCGTCGACACCGGGCTGACGCTCGACTCCGACCCGTCCACCGCGGTGCGCTGCGAGCTGGTGTGCGCCGCCGCGCAGCCGCCGTTCGTGCAGGCCAGGGCCGTCGCCGCCGCCGCGCGCGAGCTGGTGGATAAGGGGCTTGCCGCCCAGCCCGGCGTGCTGCTGGAGGGCCTCATCGACGACCTCGCCGTGGCGGGGGAGCCGACGGTGCGCCACGGCTTTTTGCGCGAGCCCCAGCTTTTCGAGCGCGGCACCCCCACCTACACCGAGCCGGGCCAGCTCACGCTGCTGCTCGAGCTCGTGGCCCTGACGGAGGAGGAGCGCCAGATTGCCGCCGCCCAGGGCGCGGCCGTGCTGGAGCGCCGCCTGCGCCGCCGCGGCGTGCGGGTGGGGGACTGGTATCGCGAGGAGTAA
- a CDS encoding AAA family ATPase → MLLSLAVENYRSFGKEAVLDMQRRSFKTLRPRKGESWTENTWRRAGIFGPNASGKSNILLPLSLLRTAIIHSLTSEAHVRRLRDPHMLQQASPTRFDVEYVANDVRYRWILVVDNGGVVSESLDANERGRFSSIFNRERNEITFGQRAGLHQAAKENIEQFLRSWSLVFSAWATVKNPGRHAAAIDWWGRMLPLITGENDRHNRHQWLIELAHRDPHWLGVVKTVIRVADVGVRDVGIEEAEVPPEVRRIQELLQGGGDSHDAEVVKADDIIEYLQYLRFEHHGCDQSFYLDEADESLGTRTWLDLAVPALFALAVGGVLAIDEIDSSLHPLLVRELVSYFDNSDLNPLGAQLLFGSHDTSLIGRHPQAALHHGEVWFATKSESRSELVALDEFAVREAHNVEKRYLQGVYGAVPIPGSSELVEALAALRRKYGTSEARGQ, encoded by the coding sequence ATGTTGCTCTCTCTGGCGGTCGAGAATTACCGCTCTTTCGGCAAGGAGGCTGTCCTCGACATGCAGCGCCGCAGCTTTAAGACGCTGCGTCCCCGCAAAGGCGAATCCTGGACTGAGAACACCTGGCGCAGGGCGGGCATCTTCGGCCCTAACGCGTCTGGAAAATCGAACATCCTCCTGCCGCTGTCCCTGCTGCGCACCGCCATCATCCATTCGCTCACCAGCGAAGCTCACGTACGGCGGTTGCGTGATCCCCACATGCTGCAGCAGGCGAGCCCGACCCGATTCGATGTCGAGTACGTGGCCAATGATGTCAGGTACCGCTGGATCCTGGTCGTGGACAACGGCGGAGTTGTCTCGGAGAGCCTTGACGCCAACGAACGGGGAAGGTTCAGCAGCATCTTCAACCGCGAGCGCAACGAGATTACCTTCGGCCAGCGCGCGGGCCTGCACCAAGCCGCGAAGGAAAACATTGAGCAGTTTCTGCGCAGCTGGTCGCTCGTATTTTCCGCGTGGGCCACGGTTAAAAATCCGGGGAGACACGCGGCGGCCATCGACTGGTGGGGAAGGATGCTGCCCCTGATCACGGGGGAGAACGATCGTCACAACAGGCACCAATGGCTCATCGAGCTTGCCCACCGCGACCCCCACTGGCTGGGAGTTGTGAAGACGGTCATCCGCGTCGCGGATGTTGGCGTGCGTGACGTGGGCATTGAAGAAGCCGAAGTGCCTCCGGAGGTGCGGCGTATTCAGGAGCTGTTGCAGGGTGGCGGCGACTCCCATGACGCAGAGGTGGTGAAGGCGGACGACATTATCGAGTATTTGCAGTACCTCCGCTTCGAGCATCACGGATGCGACCAGAGTTTCTACCTTGATGAGGCGGACGAATCCCTGGGCACACGCACGTGGCTTGATCTCGCCGTACCAGCGCTGTTCGCGCTGGCGGTCGGCGGTGTGCTGGCTATCGACGAGATCGATTCCTCACTCCACCCGCTGCTCGTGCGTGAGCTTGTCTCCTACTTCGATAATTCCGACCTTAACCCCCTCGGCGCCCAACTACTTTTCGGTTCGCATGACACCTCGCTCATCGGCCGACACCCACAGGCCGCCCTCCACCACGGCGAAGTGTGGTTTGCCACCAAGAGCGAATCCCGCTCGGAGCTTGTCGCGCTTGACGAGTTTGCTGTGCGCGAGGCCCATAACGTCGAGAAGCGCTACCTCCAGGGAGTCTATGGGGCCGTACCCATCCCTGGCAGCAGTGAGCTCGTGGAGGCCCTCGCTGCGCTGCGGCGTAAGTACGGCACAAGTGAAGCAAGGGGGCAGTAG
- a CDS encoding RloB family protein, with protein MRKRRRPKGSRPTQPSYLIVVQGQATELDYFKRLKSTFRIPGVNLVVEPHSPEKIVDKVRYNMANDKAAPYDRVCFVVDVDDSSPQQFQQGFNKARKSTTGGTKCLFAVSNRCFEVWLLAHFADIRGREMEVGALTAGLREHGALQAGSDKHLAADFPVEEYETASRNVSTANWNEIGPAPSTAVPKLVEELIRAAEAS; from the coding sequence ATGCGGAAAAGGAGAAGGCCCAAGGGAAGCCGTCCTACACAGCCGTCGTACCTCATAGTGGTGCAAGGTCAGGCTACCGAGCTCGATTACTTCAAACGTCTAAAAAGCACGTTTCGAATCCCCGGTGTGAACCTCGTTGTCGAACCGCACTCACCCGAAAAAATCGTTGACAAAGTTAGGTATAACATGGCCAACGACAAGGCTGCCCCGTACGACCGAGTCTGCTTTGTTGTCGACGTCGATGACTCGAGCCCGCAGCAGTTTCAGCAAGGATTCAATAAAGCGCGCAAGAGCACCACGGGCGGCACAAAGTGCTTGTTTGCAGTGTCGAATCGGTGCTTCGAGGTGTGGCTACTCGCCCATTTTGCGGATATTCGGGGGCGTGAAATGGAGGTCGGCGCTCTTACCGCCGGGCTTCGCGAACATGGAGCGCTCCAAGCGGGGTCGGATAAACACCTCGCCGCCGATTTTCCAGTGGAAGAGTATGAAACGGCGTCCCGCAACGTCAGCACAGCTAACTGGAATGAGATCGGCCCCGCTCCCAGTACGGCGGTGCCAAAGCTTGTGGAAGAGCTCATCCGTGCTGCAGAAGCAAGCTAG